Proteins encoded in a region of the Zunongwangia endophytica genome:
- a CDS encoding efflux RND transporter periplasmic adaptor subunit has product MRNIRLTLLSLSILIAISCGEEKKTKSIEPISVKTMTIGKNQELQNTQNIGFTGKIIANKKINLSFQIGGTIEYLKVDMGDFVKKGELLAEVDATAYREQYQAKKAQAELAKENYERINEVYLKGSIAEIKMIEARSKYQQAKAAANAVYQNVKHSKLYAPTSGYIGAKIMESGDLASPGRPVYQLLDIEKVKAVIPIPDGEVNQLKTGDSAKVEIDALDNKLVEGEITEISIQSNQQNPVYIAQITIPNPDKNIKPGMSCAAFIDFKENQSNSTSQIVLPVQVVSVTEINEYFVYVAEDGKAKRKVVTLGKLYKNGIAITKGLKKSDQVITSGYHKLTDNTPIKLSK; this is encoded by the coding sequence CCTCACATTACTAAGCCTTAGCATCTTAATCGCCATAAGTTGTGGTGAAGAGAAGAAAACAAAATCTATCGAGCCTATAAGTGTAAAAACAATGACGATTGGTAAAAATCAAGAGCTTCAAAATACCCAAAATATTGGTTTTACAGGGAAAATTATAGCGAATAAAAAAATCAATCTAAGCTTTCAAATAGGCGGAACTATTGAGTACCTAAAAGTTGATATGGGTGATTTTGTAAAAAAAGGAGAATTACTTGCCGAAGTAGATGCTACAGCTTACAGAGAACAATACCAGGCAAAAAAAGCTCAGGCAGAATTGGCAAAGGAGAATTACGAGCGTATTAATGAAGTATATTTAAAAGGAAGTATTGCTGAAATAAAAATGATTGAAGCTCGATCTAAATACCAACAAGCTAAAGCGGCTGCAAATGCGGTGTATCAAAATGTAAAACACAGTAAATTATATGCACCTACCAGTGGATATATTGGTGCTAAAATTATGGAAAGTGGCGATTTAGCGAGCCCGGGGCGCCCTGTGTATCAATTATTAGATATTGAAAAAGTGAAAGCGGTTATCCCAATTCCTGATGGTGAAGTAAATCAGCTAAAAACTGGAGACAGTGCCAAGGTAGAAATTGATGCTTTAGATAATAAATTAGTGGAAGGTGAAATTACAGAAATTTCCATTCAGTCTAATCAGCAAAACCCTGTTTATATTGCTCAAATAACAATTCCTAATCCAGATAAAAATATTAAACCCGGCATGTCTTGTGCGGCTTTTATAGATTTTAAAGAAAACCAATCTAACAGCACTTCACAAATTGTATTGCCGGTTCAGGTGGTTTCGGTAACAGAAATTAATGAATATTTTGTTTATGTGGCCGAAGACGGAAAAGCAAAACGAAAAGTAGTAACTCTAGGCAAGCTTTATAAAAATGGAATCGCCATTACTAAAGGTTTAAAAAAATCAGATCAAGTTATTACTTCAGGCTACCACAAGTTAACCGATAATACCCCAATAAAACTTAGTAAATAA
- a CDS encoding efflux RND transporter permease subunit, with the protein MKKENSSVIKWAMHNKSFPLAVAALLVIIGILGLFKMPRNEFPDFTIRQGLLIGYYPGANSEEVEEELTTKVEEYLFSFNEVDKTKTYSYSQDGKMYMYVEVANRVDEDATEQFWNKLKNGLLIFQQQKLPKGVRGIIVNSEFGNTAAMILAVQSPTRPYKDLQRHVEDIEDNLRQLENVAKISHDGGLTEQIAVYANQNKLATYGISPGMLMQSLQNQGSINPGGTLEESEFDRPIHIDTFIKDEIDIANQIVRTGDNGSVIRIKDVAEVKREYEDPDAFTTSNGTKTMIITLEMAKGNNIVQFGKEIEERLNNIEQQLPEDIEIHKIADQPDVVHSAIGHFMKEFGFALVGVILVALFLLPFRVASVAAATIPITISATLAVMYMLGMELNTVTLAALIIVLGIVVDDPIVIIDNHVEKLDEGESVWEAAYHSALELFPSVFTATLAITATFLPLVFFLSGTAKDFLSTFPFTIMIALFLSLAISVLIVPFFNTIFIKKGLHDKDKDDKKKKKSMLDRLQGFFNSSIKKAVKHYKISLGVGIASVVLGFILFAGLTQELFPIIERNQFAVEVYLAKGSNLDETAKVVKNFETNVLKDDERVLNYTSFIGESSPRFHMVYAPNLPAKNYAQILITTASEDATEEVLKDYDKHYANMFPNAYLRMKQLNMVNKPAPIEVRLFGNDIAELRTYGDSIINLARETPETIWSRTNFGEKQTTINIDIKKDEAAQVGLSKENIANTVAMYMEGLNATKVYDGDYAIQVKIKAENNNAQTVNDLRELSILSAKTQSMVPLRQVANVNAGWEEEQITHRNGMRCLTVRVDITKGAVANVVLEKLRPKINNLNIPDTIRVDYGGEFEMQQENLVPMGISLSISVLLIFLILIWHFKAIKHATLSFITMPLSILGAALGLMLLQYPFGFTSFLGILALCGIVVRNGIILIDFADELRDQENYSVKDAAIMAAQRRMRPIFLTSSAAAVGVIPMILSRSSLWGPLGTVIAFGLMISMVLTLYVLPVLYWLFFRKEDENKTSEA; encoded by the coding sequence ATGAAAAAAGAAAATAGTTCTGTTATAAAATGGGCTATGCATAACAAATCGTTTCCCCTAGCGGTTGCTGCACTCTTGGTAATTATTGGGATTCTTGGTTTGTTTAAAATGCCTCGTAACGAATTTCCAGATTTTACCATTCGTCAAGGTTTACTTATCGGGTATTATCCGGGAGCAAATTCAGAAGAAGTAGAAGAAGAATTAACCACTAAAGTGGAAGAATACCTTTTCAGTTTTAATGAAGTAGATAAAACCAAAACCTACTCGTATTCCCAGGACGGAAAAATGTATATGTATGTTGAAGTAGCTAATCGCGTAGATGAAGATGCTACTGAACAATTCTGGAATAAACTGAAAAATGGATTACTCATTTTTCAGCAGCAAAAATTGCCCAAAGGCGTTCGCGGAATTATAGTGAATAGCGAGTTTGGTAACACGGCTGCTATGATTTTAGCGGTACAATCGCCTACCCGACCTTATAAAGATTTACAACGTCACGTAGAAGATATTGAAGATAATTTACGTCAGCTTGAAAATGTTGCTAAAATTAGTCACGATGGTGGTTTAACCGAACAAATTGCAGTATATGCCAATCAAAATAAATTGGCTACTTACGGTATAAGTCCGGGAATGCTCATGCAGAGCTTGCAAAATCAAGGTTCGATAAATCCGGGCGGTACTTTAGAAGAATCAGAATTCGATCGTCCTATTCATATCGACACCTTTATTAAAGACGAAATAGATATTGCCAACCAAATTGTACGTACGGGAGACAACGGAAGTGTTATCAGAATAAAAGATGTTGCAGAAGTAAAACGAGAATATGAAGATCCGGATGCTTTTACAACTTCCAATGGTACAAAAACCATGATTATTACTTTAGAAATGGCTAAAGGAAATAATATAGTTCAGTTCGGAAAAGAAATTGAAGAACGCTTAAATAATATCGAACAACAGCTGCCGGAAGATATTGAAATTCATAAAATAGCCGATCAACCCGATGTTGTTCATAGCGCTATTGGGCATTTTATGAAAGAGTTTGGTTTTGCCTTAGTCGGGGTAATCTTGGTGGCACTATTTTTACTGCCATTTCGAGTGGCTTCTGTAGCGGCTGCAACCATTCCAATCACTATTTCTGCAACTTTAGCGGTAATGTATATGTTGGGTATGGAATTAAATACCGTGACCTTAGCTGCATTAATTATTGTATTGGGTATTGTGGTAGACGACCCCATTGTGATTATTGATAATCACGTTGAAAAATTAGATGAAGGCGAATCGGTTTGGGAAGCGGCCTACCACAGCGCATTAGAATTATTTCCTTCTGTATTTACGGCAACCTTAGCGATAACCGCCACCTTTTTACCGCTTGTATTTTTCTTAAGTGGTACGGCAAAAGACTTTTTAAGTACGTTCCCTTTCACCATTATGATTGCGCTGTTTTTATCGCTAGCCATTTCGGTATTAATCGTGCCTTTTTTCAATACTATTTTTATAAAAAAAGGACTTCACGATAAAGATAAAGATGATAAAAAGAAGAAGAAATCAATGTTAGATCGCTTACAAGGTTTCTTTAATTCTAGTATCAAAAAAGCAGTAAAACATTATAAAATATCTTTGGGTGTTGGGATTGCTTCAGTAGTTTTAGGCTTCATTTTATTTGCAGGCTTAACGCAAGAATTGTTTCCGATTATCGAAAGAAATCAATTTGCGGTAGAAGTTTATCTAGCCAAAGGAAGCAATTTAGATGAAACAGCTAAAGTGGTTAAAAATTTTGAAACTAATGTTTTAAAAGACGACGAACGTGTACTGAATTATACCAGCTTTATCGGAGAAAGTTCGCCTAGATTCCATATGGTTTATGCGCCAAATCTGCCAGCTAAAAATTATGCACAAATTCTAATTACGACCGCTTCTGAAGATGCTACGGAAGAAGTTTTAAAAGATTATGATAAGCATTATGCCAATATGTTTCCTAATGCTTATTTACGAATGAAACAGCTAAATATGGTCAATAAACCGGCTCCCATCGAAGTTCGGCTTTTTGGAAACGATATTGCAGAATTACGAACCTACGGTGATAGCATTATTAACTTAGCGCGAGAAACTCCCGAAACGATTTGGTCTAGAACCAATTTTGGAGAGAAACAAACCACCATTAATATCGATATTAAAAAAGATGAAGCCGCACAAGTTGGTTTAAGCAAAGAGAATATTGCAAATACCGTTGCCATGTATATGGAAGGTTTAAATGCAACCAAAGTGTATGATGGTGATTATGCTATACAAGTAAAAATTAAAGCCGAAAATAACAACGCACAAACCGTTAATGATTTAAGAGAACTTTCTATACTTTCAGCTAAAACACAAAGTATGGTTCCGCTTCGTCAGGTAGCCAATGTGAACGCGGGCTGGGAAGAAGAACAAATTACTCACCGTAACGGGATGCGTTGTTTAACGGTACGCGTAGACATCACAAAAGGTGCGGTAGCGAATGTGGTGTTAGAAAAACTTCGCCCTAAAATTAACAATCTTAATATTCCCGATACCATTCGGGTAGATTATGGTGGTGAGTTTGAAATGCAGCAGGAAAATCTTGTTCCTATGGGAATTTCATTATCTATTAGTGTGCTGCTTATCTTCTTAATTCTTATCTGGCACTTTAAAGCTATAAAACACGCAACTTTAAGTTTTATTACCATGCCGCTAAGTATTTTAGGTGCAGCTTTAGGATTAATGCTATTGCAATATCCGTTTGGATTTACTTCATTCTTAGGTATTTTGGCTTTATGCGGAATTGTAGTTAGAAACGGAATTATTTTAATTGATTTTGCAGATGAACTTCGTGATCAAGAAAATTACAGCGTAAAAGATGCTGCTATTATGGCGGCACAACGAAGAATGCGACCTATCTTTTTAACCTCTTCTGCTGCTGCGGTTGGTGTAATCCCGATGATTCTTAGTAGATCTAGTTTATGGGGACCTTTAGGAACTGTAATTGCTTTTGGACTTATGATTTCAATGGTACTTACACTTTATGTACTGCCTGTTTTATACTGGCTGTTCTTTAGAAAAGAAGATGAAAATAAAACCTCAGAAGCTTAA
- a CDS encoding TolC family protein, producing MKTNFSNYIKKLGIFLMLTVAITANAQENYITLEKAKKAALQYSHDIKNGNLRIEKAAAQKQEAIANYFPTVEALGGTVYAFDNFIDPIALLGIPEIDNVYLASATASEVVFAGGKVKNANKLAEVQVRANQIRAEQSIDSVIITTEKKYWQLVQLQEQQKVITAAKIYLAELLKQQQDLLDAGLIAKNQLLKVKVNRSKILLKESKLSNTRKLALLDLALYTGLGYDTTMVAIDSLHQVVPPEMKYENTVNVSENTNYKLLDEQIQASKLQTKMAEANRLPQISVGVNANKYGTFNADIDSDIQALAFGAVRIPISAWWGKEKQQIKQQKIQEKIAVNQLKKGQDQIKIGIMKSWYDLIDAYKQIDYAKENLDYAEENLDMQRDNYNSGLNNLSDLLDAQRLHQEAKTEWVNAFANYQIKETVYLYRNNQLDAPSPEELSDAIKE from the coding sequence ATGAAAACTAATTTTTCAAATTACATAAAAAAGCTTGGTATTTTTTTAATGCTAACTGTAGCAATTACAGCAAATGCACAAGAAAATTACATTACGCTAGAAAAGGCAAAAAAAGCAGCTTTACAGTACAGCCACGATATTAAAAATGGCAATTTACGTATTGAAAAAGCAGCTGCTCAAAAACAAGAAGCAATCGCCAATTATTTTCCTACGGTAGAAGCTTTAGGCGGAACGGTGTATGCGTTCGATAATTTTATAGATCCGATTGCATTATTAGGAATACCAGAAATCGATAATGTGTATTTAGCTTCTGCAACCGCTTCTGAAGTTGTTTTTGCCGGCGGAAAAGTGAAAAACGCGAATAAGTTAGCTGAAGTTCAGGTTAGAGCCAATCAAATTCGAGCGGAACAGTCTATCGATTCTGTGATTATTACTACAGAAAAAAAATACTGGCAACTGGTGCAGTTACAAGAACAACAAAAAGTAATTACTGCCGCTAAAATTTATTTAGCTGAATTATTAAAACAACAACAAGATTTATTAGATGCCGGATTAATTGCTAAAAATCAGTTACTAAAAGTAAAAGTAAATCGAAGTAAAATTTTATTGAAGGAGAGCAAATTATCGAATACCCGAAAATTAGCCTTACTAGATTTAGCTTTATATACAGGTTTAGGTTACGATACCACAATGGTGGCTATAGATAGTTTACATCAAGTGGTTCCGCCAGAAATGAAGTACGAGAATACCGTAAATGTTTCAGAAAATACTAATTATAAGTTATTAGATGAACAAATTCAGGCCTCAAAATTACAAACCAAAATGGCTGAAGCAAATAGACTTCCTCAAATTTCAGTAGGTGTAAATGCTAACAAATACGGAACTTTTAATGCTGATATAGATTCAGATATTCAAGCTTTAGCTTTTGGAGCGGTTCGTATTCCTATTTCAGCTTGGTGGGGAAAAGAAAAGCAACAAATAAAACAGCAGAAAATTCAAGAGAAAATTGCTGTAAATCAATTAAAAAAAGGACAAGATCAAATTAAAATCGGCATTATGAAAAGCTGGTACGATTTGATTGATGCTTACAAACAAATTGATTATGCTAAAGAAAATTTAGATTATGCTGAAGAGAATTTAGATATGCAACGTGATAATTATAATAGTGGATTAAATAATTTATCCGACTTATTAGATGCGCAACGTTTGCACCAGGAAGCAAAAACCGAATGGGTAAATGCTTTTGCAAATTATCAAATTAAAGAAACGGTTTACTTGTACCGAAATAACCAATTAGATGCTCCTTCTCCTGAAGAATTATCAGATGCGATAAAGGAATAA